Proteins from one Chitinophaga oryzae genomic window:
- a CDS encoding FAD-dependent oxidoreductase, whose product MITSGTTGDRAFPEVNINADLVITGGGLSGVCGAITAARQGLKVVLVQDRPVLGGNASSEVRLWILGATSHMGNNNRWAREGGLVNEILVENTFRNPESNPIIFDMILLDKVTQEPNITLLLNTAVYAVEKKDEGTIGALKAFCSQNQTTYTLTAPLFCDASGDGIVGFLAGAAFRMGAESSDEFGEKFAPSAEYGELLGHSLYFYSKDTGRPVKYIPPAFALKDITTIPRFKSFNAGDFGCKLWWIEYGGRLDTVHDTETIKWELWKIVYGVWDYIKNSGNFPEAETLTLEWVGMIPGKRESRRFEGDYMMVQQDIIEQRTHPDAVAFGGWSVDLHPADGVFSEKPGCNQWHSKGIYQIPYRSLYSRNIRNLFLGGRIISASHVAFASTRVMATAAYATQAAAMAAVICKEQGVLPAGVFHKGMVPLLQKRLQQTGQHIPGLALQDTDDLVQTAAIKASSEMVFTGFPGAAFPQPLQLSVAQLLPLPEGEIAPIVFHADAAEDTTLEVELRISSRKGSHTPDVTLEKQNIAIHPGRNCIRLPFTAALQDASYAFIIFHKNPLVQLHRTANRLTGVLSVFNTVNKAVSNYGKQTPPEDIGMEAFEFWCPQRRPEGYNIDLKYETGIRLFGAENIRNGTDRPVSAPNAWVADWADTAPQLTLRWKAPVTIGHIDLFFDADYDHPMESVLMTHPETVMPFCVRNYRIKDAAGKVLAEVKGNYQTHNRLRLPQPVHTDELVLEMEHPSADVPAAVFAVRCYK is encoded by the coding sequence ATGATTACATCCGGAACAACAGGAGACCGTGCTTTTCCCGAAGTGAACATCAATGCAGACCTGGTGATCACCGGCGGCGGACTGTCGGGCGTATGCGGCGCCATCACCGCCGCCCGGCAGGGACTCAAAGTAGTGCTGGTACAGGACCGTCCCGTACTGGGCGGTAACGCCAGCAGCGAAGTCCGCTTGTGGATACTGGGCGCCACCTCCCATATGGGCAATAACAACCGCTGGGCACGCGAAGGCGGCCTGGTCAACGAAATACTGGTGGAGAATACCTTCCGCAACCCGGAAAGCAACCCCATTATTTTTGATATGATCCTGCTGGACAAAGTCACACAGGAACCCAACATCACCCTGTTACTCAATACCGCCGTATATGCGGTGGAGAAAAAAGACGAAGGAACGATTGGCGCGCTCAAAGCTTTTTGCAGCCAGAACCAGACGACCTATACGTTAACAGCGCCGCTGTTTTGCGACGCCTCCGGCGACGGCATCGTAGGTTTTCTGGCCGGCGCCGCCTTCCGCATGGGTGCTGAAAGCAGTGATGAATTCGGAGAGAAATTCGCGCCTTCTGCCGAATACGGCGAGTTGCTGGGCCACTCCCTTTATTTCTACAGTAAAGATACCGGCCGGCCGGTGAAGTACATCCCGCCTGCTTTTGCGCTGAAAGACATTACCACTATCCCCCGCTTTAAATCTTTTAACGCCGGTGACTTCGGTTGTAAGCTGTGGTGGATAGAATATGGCGGACGGCTGGACACCGTGCACGATACCGAGACAATAAAATGGGAGCTGTGGAAGATCGTATATGGCGTATGGGACTACATCAAAAATTCCGGCAATTTCCCGGAAGCGGAAACCCTCACCCTGGAATGGGTAGGCATGATTCCCGGTAAAAGAGAGAGCCGCCGTTTTGAAGGCGATTATATGATGGTGCAGCAGGATATCATCGAACAACGCACGCATCCCGATGCGGTGGCTTTTGGCGGATGGTCAGTTGACCTGCATCCGGCCGACGGTGTCTTCAGTGAAAAGCCCGGCTGCAACCAGTGGCACAGCAAAGGCATCTACCAGATACCTTACCGCAGTTTATACAGCCGTAATATCCGTAACCTGTTCCTCGGCGGCCGTATCATCAGCGCGTCGCATGTGGCTTTTGCCTCTACCCGCGTGATGGCCACGGCGGCCTATGCCACACAGGCGGCGGCTATGGCGGCAGTTATCTGTAAAGAGCAGGGCGTGCTGCCCGCCGGTGTTTTTCACAAGGGGATGGTGCCGTTACTGCAAAAGAGATTGCAGCAAACCGGTCAGCATATCCCGGGTCTTGCGCTGCAGGATACGGATGACCTGGTGCAAACCGCTGCTATCAAAGCTTCCAGCGAGATGGTGTTCACCGGTTTCCCCGGCGCCGCTTTCCCGCAGCCGCTGCAGTTGTCTGTAGCGCAATTGCTGCCGCTACCGGAAGGTGAGATCGCACCGATAGTGTTTCATGCAGATGCTGCCGAAGATACCACGCTGGAAGTGGAACTGCGCATCAGCAGCAGGAAAGGCAGCCATACCCCGGACGTTACCCTGGAGAAACAAAACATCGCTATACATCCGGGAAGGAATTGTATCCGGCTGCCTTTTACCGCAGCGCTGCAAGACGCCAGCTATGCGTTTATCATCTTCCATAAAAATCCATTGGTGCAACTGCACCGCACGGCTAACAGGCTTACCGGGGTGCTGTCTGTTTTTAACACGGTGAACAAAGCTGTTTCCAACTACGGTAAACAAACGCCCCCTGAAGATATCGGGATGGAAGCTTTCGAATTCTGGTGCCCGCAACGGCGTCCTGAAGGTTACAACATCGATCTGAAATATGAAACCGGTATCCGGTTGTTTGGCGCGGAAAATATCCGTAACGGAACAGACCGGCCGGTGAGCGCTCCCAATGCCTGGGTAGCCGACTGGGCGGACACTGCTCCGCAATTAACACTCCGTTGGAAAGCTCCCGTGACGATCGGGCATATCGACCTGTTCTTCGATGCAGATTATGATCATCCGATGGAATCGGTACTGATGACGCACCCTGAAACAGTGATGCCTTTCTGTGTACGGAATTACCGGATCAAAGATGCCGCAGGAAAGGTACTTGCGGAGGTGAAAGGCAACTATCAGACCCATAACCGGTTGCGGCTGCCCCAGCCGGTGCATACCGACGAACTGGTGCTGGAGATGGAACACCCTTCCGCGGACGTGCCGGCAGCCGTTTTTGCGGTACGTTGCTATAAATGA